The Temnothorax longispinosus isolate EJ_2023e chromosome 4, Tlon_JGU_v1, whole genome shotgun sequence genome has a window encoding:
- the LOC139811875 gene encoding putative gustatory receptor 28b, whose translation MKYLIMKEEYGLRYLWRKTVPSTRRYIMCTNYKLVLWTSMHLHLELCQIARDLNTIFGPQMTMEMAAYLMYVARMCNYIYNHIRTKGRYISSIYDWFGMFFTLAIYLARLFSLNYICEKISAKANKMKKIIHQLTDHLRYADVRHEIYQFSLQIIHHPLKFTGLGFFRFGNSLLRKFVVAITTFMIIIIQMSIIPETAEDF comes from the exons ATGAAATATCTGATAATGAAAGAAGAATATGGATTAAGATATCTATGGAGAAAAACTGTACCAAGTACTCGTCGATATATCATGTGTACTAATTATAAGCTTGTTCTGTGGACATCAAT GCATCTCCACTTAGAATTATGTCAAATCGCTCGtgatttaaatacaatatttggACCTCAAATGACTATGGAAATGGCAGCCTATCTAATGTATGTAGCAAGAATGtgtaattacatttacaaCCATATACGAACGAAAGGTCGATATATAAGTTCGATATATGATTGGTTTGGTATGTTTTTTACCCTTGCCATATATTTAGCCAGActtttcagtttaaattacATCTGTGAGAAAATTAGCGCTAAG gctaataaaatgaaaaaaataattcatcaaTTGACAGATCATCTTCGATATGCTGATGTTCGTCATGAg ATCTATCAGTTTTCATTGCAAATAATACATCATCCGCTAAAATTCACTGGACTGGGTTTTTTCCGTTTTGGCAATAGTCTCTTACGAAAA TTTGTCGTTGCAATTACAACATTTATGATCATCATAATACAGATGTCGATCATACCAGAAACGGCAGAGGAtttttaa
- the LOC139811945 gene encoding uncharacterized protein, with translation MVDTIEKALNPLFLATFIFGCGILRYPLDQPRYCLSIFYILTVWSVHACAVYYVKIQYSLTFSNSFPGSLIIIINLFVIMISIIIIVREHEKFHTCIRKLDLVNDTLGELGMPKEYHKLRNLMKCALVIWFLMACASWTFDSLMCIDAFNETRAIIIPIVMDYSLHINNIIHIMFMLLLRHIGSILDKINYYIIQLSETENCGLRYKWKKSLVVNSHIVRSAESRKRILLIVMHLHLELCQIARDINGFFGMQMTLQMISYFVVLNGWFYFQYYIILHLKEMYENNIALKVALSVNMWFITFLMKLVSLNHICESVSAKARKTKNVVNRLTNIVGFADVREEISQFVLQILLRPLKFSGLGLFYFGYDFMRKFFAWIVTVVLFMVQLDVFPISQVLDNYA, from the exons ATGGTTGATACCATAGAAAAGGCTTTGAATCCCCTTTTCTTAGCCACTTTTATCTTCGGTTGTGGAATTCTTAGATATCCGCTAGACCAACCAAGATATTGCTTGagcattttctatatattaactGTGTGGAGTGTTCATGCCTGTGCggtttattatgtaaaaattcaatattctcTGACTTTTTCTAATAGTTTTCCAGGTTcccttataataataataaatttatttgtgataATGATATCTATAATTATCATTGTTCGCGAACACGAG AAATTCCACACATGTATAAGAAAACTCGATCTTGTGAACGATACATTGGGAGAACTCGGAATGCCCAAAGAATATCataaattgagaaatttgATGAAATGTGCCTTGGTTATATGGTTTCTCATGGCATGCGCATCATGGACTTTTGATTCTTTAATGTGCATAGACGCATTTAATGAAACAAGAGCCATAATAATTCCTATTGTTATGGATTAtagtttacatattaataacattatacatataatgtttatGCTTCTTCTAAG ACATATCGGTTCTATTCtggataaaataaactattatattatacaactaTCAGAAACAGAAAACTGTGGACTAAGATACAAATGGAAAAAGTCTCTGGTCGTTAACAGCCACATTGTCCGAAGTGCTGAGAGTCGCAAGCGTATATTACTTATCGTAAT GCATCTTCATTTGGAACTTTGTCAAATAGCTCGCGATATAAATGGCTTCTTTGGAATGCAAATGACTTTGCAAATGATATCCTATTTCGTTGTCTTAAACGGAtggttttattttcaatactaCATAATATTACACCTGAAAGAAATGTACGAAAATAATATAGCACTAAAAGTAGCGCTTTCTGTCAACATGtggtttattacatttttaatgaaactcGTATCATTGAATCATATATGCGAAAGTGTTAGCGctaag GCGCGAAAAACCAAGAACGTTGTCAATAGATTGACAAATATTGTCGGTTTTGCTGATGTACGCGAAGAG ATTTCCCAATttgttttgcaaatattaCTACGGCCGTTAAAGTTTAGCGGATTAGGTCTATTTTACTTTGGCTACGATTTTATGCGTAAG TTCTTCGCCTGGATTGTCACCGTTGTTCTTTTTATGGTGCAACTAGATGTTTTTCCTATATCTCAAGTTCTCGacaattatgcataa
- the LOC139811854 gene encoding putative gustatory receptor 28b has product MAMTMKIAIQQAFRPLFITCFIIGLGVYPSKELKPRDGWVVYLSILYSLIVWFVYGYLLYYMVSSLSLRALCRATISIIVMEINIITTITSVIFSVYYDKRFGICMKKLAAVDDTLEELGTPKVYRKIHMWSKQIVIGWLIYSLVVNFCDTKWWLDRKETTSWGFIVPHLYNHSLHVNTLVDLVFITFMWYIGTRFDKVQEHMQCLLVKEKRGLRNTWKKFSITCSYRYTLYADSYKQILWSSMHLHLELCRIARELNLIFGTQMTFEIASYLLFLTSSCYYLYGMLMRKDRTEIPIIAWYHISSWTAIFVTKLCVINCICENVSAKANKIDKVVHQLTNALRYSDIRKEIHQLILQRMHRPLKFSGMGLFYFGNQLLRKCCMTITTIMIILIQMLKV; this is encoded by the exons ATGGCGATGACTATGAAGATTGCGATCCAACAAGCTTTCCGACCTCTTTTCATTACGTGCTTTATTATCGGTTTAGGTGTCTATCCCTCGAAAGAACTAAAACCAAGGGATGGCTGGGTtgtatatttaagtattttatattctttaatagtATGGTTTGTTTATGGCTATCTTTTGTACTACATGGTGAGCTCTTTATCATTGAGAGCTTTATGTCGGGCTACCATTAGTATCATCGTTATGGAGATTAACATCATTACCACAATTACATCTGTGATCTTTAGTGTATATTATGACAAG agatTTGGAATATGTATGAAGAAACTTGCTGCTGTAGATGACACTTTAGAAGAGTTGGGAACTCCAAAGGTATACcgaaaaatacatatgtgGTCGAAACAAATAGTAATTGGATGGCTCATATACAGCCTTGTCGTCAATTTTTGTGATACAAAGTGGTGGTTGGACAGAAAAGAAACTACTTCTTGGGGATTCATTGTACCTCACTTATATAATCATAGTCTTCACGTCAACACACTTGTGGATTTAGTATTTATCACCTTCATGTG GTATATTGGTACCAGATTTGATAAAGTACAGGAACATATGCAATGTCTACTGGTGAAAGAAAAGCGTGGATTGAGAAATACatggaaaaaattttcaattacctGCAGTTATCGGTATACTTTATATGCTGACAGttacaaacaaatattatgGAGCTCAAT GCATCTCCATTTAGAATTATGTCGTATTGCACGCGAATTGAATTTGATATTTGGAACGCAAATGACTTTCGAAATTGCGTCTTACCTATTATTCTTAACATCATCTTGTTATTACTTATATGGAATGCTAATGCGGAAAGATCGGACGGAAATACCAATAATCGCATGGTATCATATATCATCATGGACCGCTATATTTGTGACAAAACTCTGTGTCATAAATTGCATTTGTGAGAATGTCAGTGCTAAG gctaataaaattgacaaagtAGTTCATCAATTGACAAATGCTCTTCGATATTCTGATATTAGGAAAGAG atACATCAGCTTATTTTACAAAGAATGCATCGTCCGCTGAAGTTCTCCGGAATGGGTCTTTTCTACTTTGGCAATCAACTTCTTCGGAag TGTTGCATGACAATTACAACGATCATGATTATCCTGATACAAATGTTAAAAGTTTAA